A stretch of the Desulfobaculum bizertense DSM 18034 genome encodes the following:
- a CDS encoding sodium:solute symporter family protein — translation MTSTFYVIIAYMAVMVGIGLWVAKRKIRESEDFLLAGRQLGPFMMAGTLAAAEIGGGSTLGVASKAYGEWGFSAGWYVVSAGIGIFLVSFVAPYLRKSMATTVPEILARRYGRASHIITTFLSITALFFATAAQVIATSSIIHVVTGMDLTMVIIIAGCVITAYTLMGGLVSVAFTDIVHILVITVGMAIAMPIILHNAGGWSHLVNTLPAHQMSLDNVGWKTIFGLILMYFMTFSTGQEAVQRYFAARNAKVAKTGSFMCSCLMALYGFIPAVIGLVALAHFPNIDPNSALPMAAQNFAPTLIAGVVLASVVAATMSSASGNMLAVSTLFTKDVFQRYMRPSATDKDLMAWSKGAILFVGACSIGIALGNYSIISLLILAFTMRAAGPFAAFVFGLIYKPATAHAGLFSIILGSIAAVAWQQAGEPWGIMAIIFGAAVSTVSFFVISKIEIALGVEPAPLAITEEHERAAAAEE, via the coding sequence ATGACAAGTACTTTTTACGTCATTATTGCCTACATGGCAGTCATGGTCGGAATTGGACTTTGGGTTGCCAAACGGAAGATTCGTGAGTCAGAGGACTTTTTGCTTGCGGGTCGTCAGCTCGGACCCTTCATGATGGCAGGGACTCTTGCCGCTGCCGAAATCGGTGGCGGCAGTACCCTCGGCGTCGCGTCCAAAGCCTATGGTGAGTGGGGATTCTCTGCTGGCTGGTATGTTGTAAGTGCCGGTATTGGTATCTTCCTTGTGTCTTTTGTTGCCCCGTACCTTCGTAAATCGATGGCGACCACCGTCCCGGAAATTCTGGCTCGACGCTATGGCCGCGCATCGCACATCATCACAACCTTTTTGTCCATCACAGCCCTGTTCTTTGCGACCGCTGCACAGGTCATTGCAACGTCTTCTATTATTCACGTTGTGACAGGCATGGATCTGACGATGGTTATCATCATCGCTGGCTGTGTGATTACGGCCTATACCCTCATGGGTGGCCTTGTTTCCGTTGCGTTCACCGATATTGTACACATTCTCGTCATTACCGTTGGTATGGCGATCGCCATGCCCATCATTCTGCACAATGCTGGGGGATGGAGTCATCTCGTCAACACCTTGCCTGCTCACCAGATGAGCCTGGACAATGTTGGCTGGAAAACCATCTTTGGCCTCATTCTCATGTACTTCATGACCTTCTCGACTGGTCAGGAAGCTGTCCAGCGCTACTTTGCAGCGCGTAACGCAAAAGTTGCCAAAACAGGATCCTTCATGTGCTCCTGCCTGATGGCTCTGTACGGTTTTATTCCCGCAGTCATTGGCCTGGTTGCTCTTGCTCATTTCCCGAATATTGACCCCAACAGCGCACTGCCAATGGCTGCACAGAACTTTGCTCCGACTCTGATCGCTGGTGTTGTTCTGGCCTCGGTTGTTGCTGCGACCATGTCCAGTGCCTCTGGTAACATGCTGGCCGTGTCGACCCTGTTCACAAAAGACGTGTTCCAGCGGTATATGCGCCCCAGCGCAACAGACAAAGACCTTATGGCGTGGAGTAAGGGAGCCATCCTGTTTGTCGGTGCATGTTCCATCGGCATCGCGCTTGGCAATTACTCAATCATTTCTCTGCTTATCCTCGCATTCACCATGCGCGCAGCAGGTCCCTTTGCCGCCTTTGTCTTTGGCCTGATCTACAAGCCTGCAACCGCTCACGCAGGATTGTTCTCCATCATCCTTGGCTCCATTGCTGCCGTTGCATGGCAGCAGGCTGGTGAGCCTTGGGGCATCATGGCAATCATCTTCGGTGCCGCAGTGAGTACGGTTTCCTTCTTTGTTATCTCCAAAATTGAAATCGCACTCGGCGTTGAACCTGCTCCTCTGGCTATTACGGAAGAGCACGAACGCGCTGCCGCCGCAGAAGAATAA
- a CDS encoding N-acyl-D-amino-acid deacylase family protein: MKTLIKNAQVIDGTGAPAFQGCVLTEGERILDVIHGDTVEGNFDSVIDAKGQVVCPGFIDSHSHSDLLLFRDKTVPAKVRQGVTTELLGQDGISAAPMPREYESPWRKNLAGLDGDVEELDWSYETTDGYLSLLEKNGSTPNEAYLVPHGNVRMEVLGLDNVKGTDDDLKRMQDVLRRDLEAGGAGLSTGLIYMPCAYSDTREMIALCKAAAEFDRPLVIHQRSEADTILESMEEVITMGRESGVKVHFSHFKVCGKNNADKYEKVLALLDKCKEEGIRVSFDQYPYVAGSTMLGVILPPWAHDGGTDRLLERLGDRDARRRMVQDIEKGIQGWDNFVQFAGLDGIFVTDVKSERNQDCIGKNLVELGELRGKDPYEATFDLLLQEDNAVGMVDFYGLEEHVEGFMRRPEMNVCTDGLLGGKPHPRVFGAFPRVLGRYVRERKALSLEDAVHKMTGRTASVFSFEGRGVLAPGNFADIVVFDPDTIEDKGTFTDPCQYPVGISHVLINGEHVVENGEQRDTAPGKVIRL; the protein is encoded by the coding sequence ATGAAGACGCTTATCAAAAACGCACAGGTCATTGACGGAACTGGTGCTCCGGCATTTCAGGGTTGTGTGCTGACAGAAGGCGAACGCATTCTGGATGTGATTCACGGTGATACGGTTGAAGGGAATTTTGATTCTGTGATTGATGCCAAGGGGCAGGTTGTATGCCCCGGCTTTATTGACTCACACAGCCACTCAGATTTGCTTCTTTTCCGGGACAAAACAGTTCCGGCAAAGGTGCGGCAGGGCGTCACAACAGAACTTTTGGGGCAGGACGGCATTTCAGCTGCCCCCATGCCTCGTGAATACGAAAGCCCGTGGCGCAAGAATCTTGCTGGTCTGGACGGCGACGTTGAAGAGCTGGACTGGAGCTATGAGACCACTGACGGCTATCTGTCTTTGCTGGAGAAAAACGGCAGTACGCCAAACGAAGCGTACCTTGTCCCCCATGGAAACGTTCGTATGGAAGTTTTAGGCCTTGATAACGTCAAGGGAACTGACGACGACCTGAAACGCATGCAGGACGTTTTGCGCCGTGATCTCGAAGCTGGTGGTGCTGGCCTGTCTACAGGGCTGATTTACATGCCCTGCGCATACAGTGACACCCGCGAAATGATCGCACTGTGCAAAGCTGCTGCGGAGTTTGACCGCCCGCTGGTCATTCATCAGCGGAGTGAGGCTGATACCATTCTGGAGTCAATGGAAGAAGTTATTACGATGGGCCGCGAGTCCGGCGTAAAGGTTCATTTTTCCCACTTTAAGGTCTGCGGCAAAAACAACGCAGACAAGTATGAAAAAGTTTTGGCTCTGCTCGACAAGTGCAAGGAAGAGGGCATTCGGGTGTCCTTTGACCAGTATCCTTACGTTGCAGGCTCCACCATGCTTGGTGTTATCCTTCCTCCGTGGGCACATGATGGTGGTACTGACCGCCTGCTGGAACGCCTTGGTGACAGGGACGCACGCCGTCGCATGGTTCAGGACATCGAAAAGGGCATTCAGGGCTGGGACAACTTTGTTCAGTTTGCTGGCCTTGATGGCATTTTTGTGACTGACGTGAAGAGCGAACGTAATCAGGACTGCATCGGCAAGAACCTTGTTGAACTTGGTGAACTGCGAGGCAAGGACCCGTACGAAGCGACATTCGACCTGCTGCTTCAGGAAGACAACGCTGTTGGTATGGTTGATTTCTATGGTCTGGAAGAGCACGTGGAAGGGTTCATGCGTCGTCCTGAAATGAACGTCTGCACAGACGGTCTGCTTGGTGGCAAACCGCATCCTCGTGTCTTTGGCGCATTCCCCAGAGTCCTTGGCCGCTACGTTCGTGAGCGAAAGGCTCTTTCACTCGAAGATGCTGTCCACAAGATGACAGGTCGCACGGCTTCGGTCTTCTCTTTTGAAGGTCGCGGTGTGCTGGCACCTGGCAACTTTGCAGATATTGTTGTCTTTGATCCTGATACCATCGAAGACAAAGGAACATTTACTGACCCGTGCCAGTACCCTGTTGGCATTAGTCACGTGCTGATAAACGGAGAACATGTTGTCGAAAACGGCGAGCAGCGCGACACTGCTCCCGGTAAGGTGATTCGCCTGTAG